A section of the Serratia liquefaciens ATCC 27592 genome encodes:
- the nuoE gene encoding NADH-quinone oxidoreductase subunit NuoE yields MHDQKDNHANNEALEPINASAPQSGVDAFELSAEERDAIEHEKHHYEDPRAASIEALKIVQKQRGWVPDGAIYAIAEVLGIPASDVEGVATFYSQIFRQPVGRHVIRYCDSVVCHITGYQGIQAAIEKKLSIKPGQTTFDGRFTLLPTCCLGNCDKGPTMMIDEDTHSQLKPEDIETLLEQYQ; encoded by the coding sequence ATGCATGATCAAAAAGACAATCACGCGAATAACGAAGCGCTTGAACCCATCAATGCGTCCGCTCCTCAGAGCGGCGTTGATGCATTTGAGCTGAGCGCGGAAGAACGTGATGCGATCGAGCACGAAAAGCACCATTACGAGGATCCACGCGCCGCCTCAATCGAAGCACTGAAAATTGTGCAGAAGCAGCGCGGCTGGGTTCCGGACGGTGCGATTTATGCCATCGCGGAAGTGCTGGGCATTCCTGCCAGCGACGTAGAAGGCGTGGCCACGTTCTACAGCCAGATTTTCCGTCAGCCAGTAGGACGTCACGTGATCCGTTATTGTGACAGCGTTGTTTGTCACATCACCGGTTACCAGGGCATTCAGGCCGCCATCGAGAAGAAGCTGAGCATCAAACCGGGTCAAACCACCTTTGATGGTCGCTTCACTCTGCTGCCAACCTGCTGTCTGGGCAACTGCGATAAAGGGCCGACCATGATGATTGATGAGGACACTCACAGTCAGCTGAAGCCTGAAGATATCGAGACGCTACTGGAGCAGTATCAATGA